DNA sequence from the Cohnella herbarum genome:
TATTTCATTACTGTATCTATTGCTTCTTTCATATAACCCTGACGCCAATATCTTGGTGATAATTCATATCCAATCTCAGCCTTAAAATGTTTCTTTACCCACTTATGAAAACCACATGTTCCGATAATTCGACCTTCAGATTTAAGCGCTATTCCCCATCTTATTGTGAGGGAATTATTAAATTTCTCATTCCAATTTTCTATTAATTCTTCAGCTTGTTTCAATTCTGTGAAACTATCCAAATCATAAAATTCAGTCACTTCATCCTTTGAGAAGTAGTCAAACAAATCAACTGCATCCTCGTGTCGTAATTGTCGAAGTATTAATCTTTCGGTTTCAAGTATTGGAAAACTCATTGGTATTACCTCGCTTTAAGGTCATTTCGTCTAACGTTCTTGTATTCACGACGTCCATAGATAGCTCTTCTCTTAGGGGAATGGATGTATCTGACTGTCTGACTTATTGATCATCTTCAAAATGCCCCATGCAGATCATGGACCGTATGATCCGCATCCGGCTGATTCAGCTTCCCTGCTACTGCCAATTTTATCATCGATTCCACTTCTAACTCCGGTCCGGACCGAGGCAGCTCGTCTGCCGATGCGTGAATATGGTTTATGTGATGTTGATGCCTTCTTCGAAAAGTCGTACTAGTGTTATTTCCATCCGCCCCAAATGGATATCTTATTTCCATCAGGATCAAATACATCAAAGTAATCCCCACAATCTTCTGTTTCATTAATGCCTTCAATTCTTACATCATTACTTCTCATATTGTTATAAACTTCTTCTATGTCTGTGACTTCAAGTGTAAGTGCAGACATTTCTGACCCACCCACTTCAATGTAGTTCAGGGTAGTTTTCTCCTTGGTCTTAATCAAAAATATCGCTTGATTCTCTCCTACTCTTAATTGCACTTGATCTTCTGTCACTGGATTTCTTAACTCAAGCCCAAGGTTCCTCTGATACCATTCTGAAGACACATACGGGTTAGTGATGGGAATATAAACGATTCAATCTGTTTTACTTTTGCTTTCATCTCTTCATCTCCCTTTCATTTTGCATCAATTTCTGATAACGTTCTTGAGTTCACGACGTCCCACCGACTTAAGGCGACGAAGTCGCCGAGCGTGATGCGCTTAGTCGGTTGGATGTGTCCGGCTGAATCTGCTTCCCTGTATCTGAGTTACTCCAATCGAATCCGCTTCAACTTCTGCCGGACCGAGGGGCGGATGCCCCGATGCGTGAATATGGTGTTAGACGAAGTCATTGTCCTCCATAATAACTCTTACATAGTTGTTCCAGTCTTTATTATCTGTATTAATTTCTAATGTCGGTACTTTTGACAGTGTAGCTTGATATCTAATATTTTTTTGAACTTCTAATAATTCACTGATTGATGCACTCACTTCTTCTCCGGTTTTGTTAATCCATTCTTCTGGTCGTCTACTTTTGATTCTTTCTTCTACAATTTCCGGCGAGATCGTTAGTAGTACACACTTTGCACTTAGTGAAACAAGTTCGTCTTCTATTTCAATTAATTCATCATTAACCAGGTCAGGAAATGCAACTCTATGATTCAAATGGAATCTTTCGAACACATATAATAATCCTCTAGATTGTCTAGACGCTGGACCAAGCTGAACCGCCCATTTGTTAAGCTGCTTTAGCATATCTACACGTTCCTTAAGTATATTAATATGCTCTTCTTGAGAAAGTCTTTCATATTTTCCATGTTTGTTATTCAACACTTGAGAGTAGTGTTCGCCAAGAATAACTATACTTCTTTCTGCAGTTTCATCTTGGGATTGATATTGTTTTAATGCCTTTAAGACAGAAGTCTTTCCCGCATTCGAATAACCTTCTAGAATTACTCCTCTTATATGCATTTCCTTCTCCTTTACTTGCAATGATTGTCTAACGTTCTTGTATTCACGACGCCCTTCCCCCTTAGATAGCTCTTATCTTAAGGGGGAAGGATATATCCGGCTGATTCCGCTTCTTTGCTACTGCCAAATGCATCCACCAAACCACTTCTAACTGCAGACGGACCGAGGCAGCTTGTCTGCCGAAGCGTGAATATAGTGTTATATGAAGTTCTTGTAATAAAATCAATCGTTTTTGATCTCATCCGCTCTTTAATCCAACTTAAATAAGATCAATTTCTGATCTGTTCTGAAAATGTCTCTTTCCGACCTAATCCGCCTAGAAAGAATTATGTCTTTGATCTCATTAAAAACCCATTCTTTGTAGGTATTAATATAGCTTTTAAAAATTTTCCCTATATAAATCATAATCCAAAAAAAGCAGTGGCTCCCGAGAGTGAGGCTCCCTTCTCTATTTACTTATACATCATTTACATCAAAATGTTTCCAGATATCTATTGAATCATGTATACTTTTAGAGTCATGCTTCACTTATCCTTACACACGAAAGGAAGATCTCAATGAAAATATTTCGCAATACACGCAGTCTACTGCTGGCTATCTTGATGCTATTGCCGATGACTACGCAGGTTTTCGCTGAATCCGATACAGACAACGTTAGCAAGCCGGAGAGCGTGAACGCCAAATGGGAAGTAATCGTGTCGCCAGGCGATTCTCAACTCACCATTTCTTTTCCAAAAACATTAGATTCCGGCATCGTTCCAGATACATTCACTCTAAGGATTAAAGCCGAAGGAAAATCTGAAGTTCCCACTCCAATCATTCTCTCAACAGATACAATCGAGTCCGATATCGTGACCTATACTTTTACGAAATTGACCAATAAGACGAGATACATTATAGGTGTAGTCACCATAAAAGAAGGAGAGTATTCGGTTGTAGGCACTGCTGTCAGCACCCCGGATATTATTCCGGTCATAATTGATGTCAAGACGGTTGTTGGGAACGGATCTGTCCAGTTGACGTTCAATAAACTAGAAGGAACAAAGGTGCCGACTGTATATAAAATCCAATGGTGGTATAAAATCGATAAAAAAGGTGAACCGATTTACGAGAAACCGGTAACCATCAAATCACAGAGTATAAAGAGACAAGAAGTCAGCTACACGTTCAATAAATTGAAAAGCGGAACGATCTATCATTTCGATATTACCGCTGAGAAGGGCGCCGATGTTCTTGGTCAAACCATAGACATCAAAGCGAAACCGAAGGCCTCACTGAAAAGCTAAGGTTACAAAGACATCACTTCGGTTTCACCACTAACATTTATTTTGTGAAATGAAACTTGGGAGACACAAAAGACGACTCCTTCAAAAAAATGAAAGGAGTCGTCTTTTGCCAAGAACAGTAGACTTTCCTTTAAAGCACTATTATTCAGTGGCCTTGGCGTCGAATGGGGTTACCCATTTGCTCGGAATCTCTCGCGACTACTTTACTTTCTTCTTTAAGAGATACTAACCATTCGCCCATAAACCTTAGCTCTTCGGTTCTTTCATATAACGTTCTGGTATTTGCGACGTCCAATCCCCTTAGATAGCTCCTAGCTTAGGGGATTGGATGTGTCCGGTTGATTCCGCTTCCCTGTAATTTGAGTTCGCTCCAGTCGATTCCCCTTCAGCGCCAGCCGGACCGAGGGGCGAATGCCCCGATGCGTGAATATGGTGTTAGATGAAGTTATTGCCCTCTTCGAATTAGCTTACGTAAAAATTCTGTATTGAGTTCTTTAAT
Encoded proteins:
- a CDS encoding GNAT family N-acetyltransferase, whose amino-acid sequence is MSFPILETERLILRQLRHEDAVDLFDYFSKDEVTEFYDLDSFTELKQAEELIENWNEKFNNSLTIRWGIALKSEGRIIGTCGFHKWVKKHFKAEIGYELSPRYWRQGYMKEAIDTVMKYGFEVLELNRIEALIHSGNTSSQKVLEKTGFKEEGLLKEYFYEKKRFIDAVIFSKLKKDNNNAR
- a CDS encoding VOC family protein, with protein sequence MSSEWYQRNLGLELRNPVTEDQVQLRVGENQAIFLIKTKEKTTLNYIEVGGSEMSALTLEVTDIEEVYNNMRSNDVRIEGINETEDCGDYFDVFDPDGNKISIWGGWK
- a CDS encoding AAA family ATPase, which gives rise to MHIRGVILEGYSNAGKTSVLKALKQYQSQDETAERSIVILGEHYSQVLNNKHGKYERLSQEEHINILKERVDMLKQLNKWAVQLGPASRQSRGLLYVFERFHLNHRVAFPDLVNDELIEIEDELVSLSAKCVLLTISPEIVEERIKSRRPEEWINKTGEEVSASISELLEVQKNIRYQATLSKVPTLEINTDNKDWNNYVRVIMEDNDFV
- a CDS encoding fibronectin type III domain-containing protein, producing MKIFRNTRSLLLAILMLLPMTTQVFAESDTDNVSKPESVNAKWEVIVSPGDSQLTISFPKTLDSGIVPDTFTLRIKAEGKSEVPTPIILSTDTIESDIVTYTFTKLTNKTRYIIGVVTIKEGEYSVVGTAVSTPDIIPVIIDVKTVVGNGSVQLTFNKLEGTKVPTVYKIQWWYKIDKKGEPIYEKPVTIKSQSIKRQEVSYTFNKLKSGTIYHFDITAEKGADVLGQTIDIKAKPKASLKS